In Rhinatrema bivittatum chromosome 17, aRhiBiv1.1, whole genome shotgun sequence, one genomic interval encodes:
- the C17H11orf94 gene encoding uncharacterized protein C11orf94 homolog, translating into MCRRWALVLAFLLALEMVLPLPLLQRDRRYIPIDFVAPLELPQKHFGLIDSYGIKPKHPAFRSHVPKHQQQDPAQAERKKRDEPNFEEYFYDDMM; encoded by the exons ATGTGCAGGCGTTGGGCACTGGTGCTCGCTTTCCTCCTGGCGTTGGAGATGGTGCTCCCTCTGCCACTACTGCAAAG AGACAGAAGATATATTCCAATTGATTTTGTGGCTCCCCTGGAACTCCCTCAGAAACACTTTGGCCTTATAGACA GTTATGGTATAAAGCCGAAGCACCCTGCTTTCCGAAGCCACGTACCCAAGCATCAGCAGCAGGACCCGGCGCAGGCggagaggaaaaagagagacGAGCCCAACTTTGAGGAGTATTTTTATGACGACATGATGTGA